The Vallitalea okinawensis genome contains the following window.
TAGCCTCTTACATTTTAAGAGTACAGGTCCAGAATGGATTACTGGTGGCGCTTTTGGTCCTGAAGCTGGAATTGTAACCACTATTCTTTTTGTTGTAGCATCATATCTTATTTATAGGCAACTTCATACCTTCCGAGCTAGCTTATAACTTGTAAACCGCTCTTTAAAAGGCGCATAATAAATGGGGGAAGTCCATTGGGGTGGACAGCCTAAGCATATGACTGAAAAACATAATTCACTCTTTACTATATAACGAAAAAAAGGACATCTCTTTTTTATAAGATTTGTCCTTTTTTAAATTGGGCTATTTCTATTATCCGTCAGCCCCACCTTTAATAAAGATAATTATTTCAGTTTAGTGATAAACTTATTTATTCCGAGACGCTATTATTTTCTAATAATATATTAAATTGCATATCTAATAAATCTTCTAAATTATTCGGAAACCAATGTCCTAGATTATCAATAATAGTAAATTTGTGTTCAACATCGGCTTTTTCAAGCTTTTCGACAAAAATCTTCTGTTTTTCGAGAACTTCATCCTTTTCTCCAGTGATGATCGTGACATGCTTAAGTCTAGAAGATAACAGATCGACTTCACAATCGGCATGCTCATCACCTAAATCAGGGCATAGGGTTACTACTCCCTTTATAGGTAAATTAGTTTTGAAGCAAAGATCAATTGAGACTTGACCTCCCTGTGAAAATCCTCCTGTAAAAATATTCTCTGGTAAAAACCCTAGAGTTTCTTTCACAATATCTAAAACTCTGTTGATATCCTCTAAGGCCTTTTCAAAGTTATCCCAACAATATCCACTGTATGAACCTACCTGGCTAGATTGAATAAATAGATGGTGAAACTTATCTTTTATAATTTTTGAATTCCATCTTTCTTTGAAGAAAAACATATCTTCTCCCCAGCCATGTAAAGATATTAGAAGAGGCGTATCCTTCGTATAAGACTTTGGAGAATCTAAAGAATATTCTACTTGGGCAGAGTTTTGCTTTTTAAGCTTTAATACTTCAATTGTCGTTAGTAAATTCTTAAAGCGTTTTTCATATGATGGTTTATTAAACAAAGAATCATTAGGGAAAATCGGATAAAAATAACCTTTCTTTGTACCATCTTCCAATGTATTATATGCATTCTCTAAATCCCCAACGGAAGCATAACAAAGAGAAGTCCCCCAGGTTATATCATAGTTGTCTTCTGGGAAAACATTCATGTATTCCTTAAACAACTCTATAATTTCATTAAATTTATCTTGATGCCATAGATCTGTAATATGATCATCAAATTCTTTATATGTCTTAAACATATATGCATCACTCCAGTACTTTAAATTTTACAACCACTCAACTGTAGAAAAATATCTTTTTTAAGATTTCGTATCCGTTTGATGTTAGATTCTTAGCTTTAAAATAATTTTATTAATCATGATAAAGGCTCCACTTGTTATATGTCTTAGTATTTAACTTTTTTATGACTTTTGAAATGGCGGCCTCTTTCTTTACTTTCACGTCTTAAAGCTGCTTTGTTTAATTTTTTCTCCATGTAAGCTGCTTCTTTCTTAAGTTTGACATAATTATTATAACGCTCCGAACTCAACTCTCCATTCGCAATAGCTGCTTTAATAGCACAACCCGGTTCGCTATTATGACTACAATCACTAAATCTACATAGATTACCAATCTCAACTATATCTTTAAATGTATCATCTAATTGCTTATCGTTATTTAGTAGGCCTACGGACTTCATACCAGGTGTATCAACAATAATACCTCCCTGATCAAGGAGCATTAACTTACGATATGTTGTTGTATGTTTCCCTCGATCATCTGCCATGATATCGGTAGTCTCTTGCTCCTCATTACCAAGGATCTTATTGATCAATGTAGATTTCCCAACCCCTGATGAACCTAGTAATGCAATAGTCTTACCGTATTCCATCCTGTTCATAACCAGATCTAATCCTATATCTTCCACTGAGCTAACTACAATCATATCAATACCAAATATTGTTTGGTTGATTTCTTCTAATGCTTCATCTATATCTTCACATAAATCCGCTTTTGTTAATATGATTACAGGCGTTGCTCCACTATCCCAGGCTAAGGTGGTATAGCGATCCAACCTTTTTAAGTTAAAATCTTTGTTCAATGCCATGCATATCCATAATTCATCCATGTTGGTTACAACAACTTGTTCCTCAAATTGGCTTCCTGCAATTTTTCTTGAGAACTTACTTTTTCGTGGTAATATCTCTGTGATAAGAGCCTTATCCCCTGAATGATGTTCAAGAAGAACATAATCCCCTACTGATGGATAATCTCCATTCCCATCTGTTTCGTATTGCAATTTACCAGCTACCTTACCGATAATATATCCGATTTCTGTAATCACTTTATATAAATTTTTGTGCTCTTCAACAACTCTACCAATCTTTTGGTGGTCTGCTCTCTCTTCATATTGATCATAAATTTCCTGAGTTAGGCCCCAATCTTTTAAATTAATATTCATTCTAATTCCTCCATCCAATTATAGTAGAAAAGAGTAATTTATTTACTTTTCTACATTAACAAGAAAAGTAACTATCGTCACTTTTCAAGTATGTGGAAGAAAGTATGGTTCTTTGCTTGATCATTTCATGTAATGAAATGTATCAAAAGTAATGGGGTTCGATACCTCATTGCTTTTATAAGCAAAACGCAGTACTTTCTTACACTAAAAAAATCCTTAGTTCAGATAAACATACCTGCTCCAAGGATCTTAGTCACTTCTATGGATAACATTTTAAAATTAGAATGAGATATCCTCAGGAGCAAGCAGTACGATGTTTATTAAATTCTCGTTCACAACACTTAATACAGTTAACATCATATTACAACACTCCTTTCAATCAAGAACACCTATTATTTCTACAAATTTTTTTGTTTGCAATAACGCAAACCTTTATTACAAGTACTTTTCTATTATATGCTTTCATCTACATTTAGGATAGGTATAAAACAGTTTAAACTATTCTATACACTCTTACCTCATAAGGGCGTAATTCTATTTCATTTCTATCATTATCTTTACAACTGTAGTTACTAATTATTAATTCTAAATCAGATTTAGCAAGTCCTGATGGTAAATTGAATACTGGTTTCTTATCGTAGAAATTAATGATAACAAGTACTTCCTTATCTTCTAAGCTTCTCATATAAACATAGAGCTCCTCATCATCATGATTAATCTCTTTAAAATCACCATATACAAGTACAGGATTATCATTTCTAACTTGTATCATCTCTTTATAATAATTCAATATAGAATTAGGATCTTTCATTTGGGCTTCTACATTAATTTCTTTGTAGTTCTTGTTTACTTTAATCCAAGGCTCATCACTGGAAAAGCCAGCATACTGACTATCATTCCATTGCATCGGTGTTCTTGAATTATCTCTCGAAGTCAAATGAAGGCCTTTTAAATAGTCTTCTGCAGATACTAACCCTGATTCAACAAAGTCTTTATATTTAGTAAAAACTGCTACATCACGATAATCTTCTAATCCATATTCGTAGGCATTGGTCATACCAATTTCATCTCCGTTATAGATAAAAGGTGTTCCTCTACCAGTCAATTGAAGAGTCGCCAGCATTTTAGCAGATTCTTTAAGATACTTTTTATCATCACCTAAGCGAGATACCGTACGAGTTGTATCATGATTGGAATAAAATATGGGGCACCAACCATCTTCCTCTTCTCTACTCTGCCATCCAGTGAATTTATCTTTAATTTCATCTATTAAGCGAATAGGTCTTCTTTCCCAATCCTTCTTTCCTTTACCTACACTATGCATATCAAAATGGAAGGTCATATCTAATTCGCCACGATCAATCCCTGTATAAATAAATGCATTATCATAACTCACTCCCCCTGTCTCACCAATTAAAACAAGGTCCTCTCGCTTACTTAATGCATAATTTCGAATATCCTTTAAGTAACCATGGACTTCAGGTAGGTTCTGTACATACTTAATAAAGTTACCATAGACTTGTCCTTCATGGACTTTACCATCTGGAAAGCTATGATCTTTTTCAAGATGATTGATGGCATCCATTCTAAATCCATCTACCCCTTTATCTATCCAGTAGCCCATCATGTCTTTCATTTCATTTTGCAAGCGTTCATTTCTCCAATTAAAGTCCGGTTGTTTCTTAGAGAACAGGTGCAGATAATATTCTCCAGTAGCTTCATCCAATTGCCATGCACTACCACCAAAGAAAGATCCCCAGTTGTTTGGTTCTCTACCGTCTTTACCTGGATGCCAAATGTAATAATCTCTATAAGGGTTATCTTTGCCTTTTCTGCTTTCAATAAACCAAGGATGTTCGTCAGAACTATGATTAATAACTAAATCAAGAACAAGACGTTGACCATTTTCATGAATAGCTTTGAGTAATTGGTCAAAATCCTCTAAGGTACCAAATTCATCCATGATATCTCTAAAATCACTGATATCATAGCCATTATCATCATTAGGCGACTTATTGATAGGATTGAGATAAATGATATCAATCCCTAACTCCTTTAAATAATCTAGCTTCTCAATGATACCTTGTAAATCACCGATACCATCACCATTTGCATCCTTGAAACTTCTTACATATATCTGATAGGCTATGCCTTCTTTCCACCATGCTCTTGTCATCTTAAATGCCTCCTTCGTCGATTTATGCAACCGATTGCCTTAATGTTATAATTATAGCATATATTCTTTCTTAAGAGAACCTAAAAAAATAATATATGCACTTCCTATAACTAGCAAAGCACATGATAAGTCCTATACTTATCATGCGCCTTTGATTTTCAACTATTGCATCATATAAATTGGCTTATCATTAATACATTCCATAAGTGCTAATAAACTCTTAGTAGTAATTTTCTTAGTTGAATATCTAGAACCCAGGCTTTCTGTTGATTCCATAAGTTCATAACGACTACACCAGAGTTTTTCCTTGATCTGTGTGTCAAGATTACAGTTAATAATAAGTTTTTCTAATTGCTTCATTGGTTGACGCTCTTTTATAGCTAATTCGTCTTCACCTCGAACCTTGATTTCAAAGGTATCCTCTGACCTTACTTGAAGGGCTTCAGTATAAAGAACTCCCTCTTCATAATTCCACTTCACATCAATCTCTTGGCCATTGATTGTGAAAAGAACATTTGTTGGTTCATTAATACCTTTTAGTTGAAGACGGTAACTGCGGTTCTCTGGAATTAGATTTCCATTGCCTTTCACTGGACATACTTTGATTGTTGTTTGTTTACCTTCATAGACTTGAGTAAATTCAGTTAATGCATGATCTTCGTTATAGCGTTGTGATTGTCCATCATCTTCAAAAAGTGTATAGCTGCCATCAGCACCTGGAAATGCTACTAATTCTAATTCATCAGGATTATCAATACCACCCCATGTTACCTCTTTACCTAATGGTACAATAGCTCCTGCTTTTGCGAATACTGGCATATCACTAAGCTCTCCGTATAAAGCATAATGCTCGTCACCTTTAAAGTATTCTCCATCAAAAAAGCCGTACCAATCACCTTCTGGAAGCCATAAAGTCTGGCGAGATAATTTTATATCTTCATCGGCAGGTTCAATATATGGAGAAACGATAAGCTGCTCTCCAAAGTAATATTCGTTACCATGTTGATAAGCTTCTTCAACATATGGGTGTTCGTAATAAAGTGGTAAGAAGCCTGGTATGCCTGTCTTATAGTTATCCCAAGAGATGGTATAGATATATGGAATTAAACGGTGACGTAATCGCATGTAATCACCAGCAACCTTAAGTACCTCTTCTGAATACCCCCAAGGATGACGATCAGCAAACCTTTGCTTTGTGCTGTGTAAACGCATGATTGGACTGAAGACGCCATACTGTACCCATCTTGTATACAACTCTCCATCTTGAATACCATTATGATGTCCACCAATATCATGACTCCACCAGCCATAACCAACATTGGCAGCTGTAGCTGTTAAGTAAGGTTGAAAAGCTAAACTTGCCCAAGATGATGTTGTATCACCAGAGAATCCAATAGGGTAACGATGGTTACCTAATCCTCCCCAACGTGAGAATATGAATGGTCGTTTATCATCTTCTTTAGCCGCATCCATAAAGTGAAGGTGGTTGAGCAAGAACAGTGGATCAAGATGGGACCCTTTTGCCTTCTTTCCTTGTTGCCAATCCATCCACCAGAAATCTACACCATCATTTTCATGTGGCTGATGCATGATATCAAAGTAACCTTCTGCAAATTTCTTATCTGTTATATTGAAGTGAATAGCATCACCTTTTTCAGGATCCATTCCCATGAAATCGGCCATCTCTTCATACATCTCTTCATGAGGTAATAAGCCATCTGCTGGATGTAGATTAAGAGCTGTTCTTAATCCTCTGTTATGAAGTTCTTCCATGAACCCTTGTGGGTCTGGGAATAATTTTTTCTCCCATGTATAACCCGTCCAACCGGCACTCCATCCACCAGATCCTCCACCACTTACATCCGTAATATGCCAATCCATATCTACGATACATACCGATAACGGAATATCTTCATTTTGGAATCGACTCATTAAACCTAATAATTCATCTTGGCTATACTCCCAATAACGACTCCACCAGTTACCTAGTGTCCATCTTGGTAACATAGGTACATCACCAGCAATACGGGTAAAATCTCTTAAACAAGCTTTGTAGTCTCTTCCATAACCAAAGAAATAGATATCTTCATAGCTTCCTGCTGGGTAATAAACTTCCTCAAACCAATTATCATCAGTTAATATAAAACTCTCAGTGTCATCAATTACTGCATAACCATCTTTAGACATTAAACCTTCTTCTAAAGGGGCTGAACCATCTACTTGGTCTAATGTACGTAGAGTCCCTTTTAAGTTAGATGCAGATAAACCATAAAACCAGGTATTATCAGTTTCTTTCACATATATTTTGAAGGTATCTCTAGTAAAACCTAAAATATTAGGGTTGTAGGTTAACTCTATATGTTCAGTCTTTATGACCATTCTATCTGTATCTTTAATAACTTCAAAAGAAGGTACAGGTAACTCCCTATTTAATATTGTCTTTGTTGCTACATCTCTGAAGCAATCATCTTTACTATACTCAATTCGAATCAATCGTGATGTTAATACCGTAAAACGAACTTGAGGTCCTAATACAATAGCTCCCTCATTAGCTTTAGGCACTGTACTCAATTCTAGTCTCTCAGCAAATGATTTCATATTTCTCTCCTCTCAGTAATCATAATCCAGATATTATTCAAGATAAAAACTATACTTTGATTGTAACAAGCCATCTTTTAATATTCTTCAACGATTTTTATCAAAATATAAACGATTTTTACATAAGGTTCTAAAGTAAGCCTTGAACAAATCATAGTTTCAACGCTATACTAGTAGTATCCCTATAAAAGGAGGTTGGTTATGGTTCAAAGAATATCTTTTCAAGATAAATTCTATATTGAATATGACGATTTTTTGCTGCAACCTTGGCTTGATCAAAGTTCAGGACACACCCATCATCATCTTGAGATTTCCTTTATCAAAAAAGGAGAGGGCATCTATTATATTGATGGTCAGGAATTTCCAGCTAAAGAAGGGGATATTTATATTT
Protein-coding sequences here:
- a CDS encoding alpha/beta hydrolase; this encodes MFKTYKEFDDHITDLWHQDKFNEIIELFKEYMNVFPEDNYDITWGTSLCYASVGDLENAYNTLEDGTKKGYFYPIFPNDSLFNKPSYEKRFKNLLTTIEVLKLKKQNSAQVEYSLDSPKSYTKDTPLLISLHGWGEDMFFFKERWNSKIIKDKFHHLFIQSSQVGSYSGYCWDNFEKALEDINRVLDIVKETLGFLPENIFTGGFSQGGQVSIDLCFKTNLPIKGVVTLCPDLGDEHADCEVDLLSSRLKHVTIITGEKDEVLEKQKIFVEKLEKADVEHKFTIIDNLGHWFPNNLEDLLDMQFNILLENNSVSE
- the rsgA gene encoding ribosome small subunit-dependent GTPase A; protein product: MNINLKDWGLTQEIYDQYEERADHQKIGRVVEEHKNLYKVITEIGYIIGKVAGKLQYETDGNGDYPSVGDYVLLEHHSGDKALITEILPRKSKFSRKIAGSQFEEQVVVTNMDELWICMALNKDFNLKRLDRYTTLAWDSGATPVIILTKADLCEDIDEALEEINQTIFGIDMIVVSSVEDIGLDLVMNRMEYGKTIALLGSSGVGKSTLINKILGNEEQETTDIMADDRGKHTTTYRKLMLLDQGGIIVDTPGMKSVGLLNNDKQLDDTFKDIVEIGNLCRFSDCSHNSEPGCAIKAAIANGELSSERYNNYVKLKKEAAYMEKKLNKAALRRESKERGRHFKSHKKVKY
- a CDS encoding glycoside hydrolase family 13 protein, whose product is MTRAWWKEGIAYQIYVRSFKDANGDGIGDLQGIIEKLDYLKELGIDIIYLNPINKSPNDDNGYDISDFRDIMDEFGTLEDFDQLLKAIHENGQRLVLDLVINHSSDEHPWFIESRKGKDNPYRDYYIWHPGKDGREPNNWGSFFGGSAWQLDEATGEYYLHLFSKKQPDFNWRNERLQNEMKDMMGYWIDKGVDGFRMDAINHLEKDHSFPDGKVHEGQVYGNFIKYVQNLPEVHGYLKDIRNYALSKREDLVLIGETGGVSYDNAFIYTGIDRGELDMTFHFDMHSVGKGKKDWERRPIRLIDEIKDKFTGWQSREEEDGWCPIFYSNHDTTRTVSRLGDDKKYLKESAKMLATLQLTGRGTPFIYNGDEIGMTNAYEYGLEDYRDVAVFTKYKDFVESGLVSAEDYLKGLHLTSRDNSRTPMQWNDSQYAGFSSDEPWIKVNKNYKEINVEAQMKDPNSILNYYKEMIQVRNDNPVLVYGDFKEINHDDEELYVYMRSLEDKEVLVIINFYDKKPVFNLPSGLAKSDLELIISNYSCKDNDRNEIELRPYEVRVYRIV
- a CDS encoding glycoside hydrolase family 31 protein yields the protein MKSFAERLELSTVPKANEGAIVLGPQVRFTVLTSRLIRIEYSKDDCFRDVATKTILNRELPVPSFEVIKDTDRMVIKTEHIELTYNPNILGFTRDTFKIYVKETDNTWFYGLSASNLKGTLRTLDQVDGSAPLEEGLMSKDGYAVIDDTESFILTDDNWFEEVYYPAGSYEDIYFFGYGRDYKACLRDFTRIAGDVPMLPRWTLGNWWSRYWEYSQDELLGLMSRFQNEDIPLSVCIVDMDWHITDVSGGGSGGWSAGWTGYTWEKKLFPDPQGFMEELHNRGLRTALNLHPADGLLPHEEMYEEMADFMGMDPEKGDAIHFNITDKKFAEGYFDIMHQPHENDGVDFWWMDWQQGKKAKGSHLDPLFLLNHLHFMDAAKEDDKRPFIFSRWGGLGNHRYPIGFSGDTTSSWASLAFQPYLTATAANVGYGWWSHDIGGHHNGIQDGELYTRWVQYGVFSPIMRLHSTKQRFADRHPWGYSEEVLKVAGDYMRLRHRLIPYIYTISWDNYKTGIPGFLPLYYEHPYVEEAYQHGNEYYFGEQLIVSPYIEPADEDIKLSRQTLWLPEGDWYGFFDGEYFKGDEHYALYGELSDMPVFAKAGAIVPLGKEVTWGGIDNPDELELVAFPGADGSYTLFEDDGQSQRYNEDHALTEFTQVYEGKQTTIKVCPVKGNGNLIPENRSYRLQLKGINEPTNVLFTINGQEIDVKWNYEEGVLYTEALQVRSEDTFEIKVRGEDELAIKERQPMKQLEKLIINCNLDTQIKEKLWCSRYELMESTESLGSRYSTKKITTKSLLALMECINDKPIYMMQ